The Ciconia boyciana chromosome 2, ASM3463844v1, whole genome shotgun sequence genome has a segment encoding these proteins:
- the DYNC2I1 gene encoding cytoplasmic dynein 2 intermediate chain 1 isoform X1, with protein MEGDKRRTKEDTWKSEELRKHLRASQPDSQNEDQKHREKKQQKEKSVHDPDTHKHERKDRGKSKERTRERFKSSERDRDKMRERERGKEHQREGDRERYKDKLQESSLEKERYSVLKDKDRESDRERDKKHKRHEIKQIDRQNNLKSFEGRDKDHHRRRESRHHLVEEKTRSEERERRHTEKKDNDTKKSIDKFLAYKVEEGERVHKLQKDQELDKEGERRHREKKEYSVRPGKERLSKERTHKRYEKEEEEKHKSKKSKEGSSCGDREGQPPETNERVKSRENERKKHDLRYSEYRNEERIQEEMSHQRVRTVKDKGKLIEKEERDTRQEEMKDTRIYNSDTGFDNFSANYEDDFEDYEDDFDDYEDKSAEERDAEENLREIPFSRTSEIEEIQRAISAENDRICTSLPKKIENEKKEPIMERQYPSVRNSFCGIFMDFQMANQRQSSRSMASKQKKRSSELLPLIDLDFSVSFSLLDLPPVNEYDMYIRNFGKMNTKQAYVQCNEDNLERDIQTEKVETLEKWTQHPGESALVSGGPIHSQDMSVIGTLTPKIDSQRLANFLRSACQVIAVLLEEDQVATQPGWKLRSRQTSLSISDSCFQLNTNQPFLHDRKTSCLYVSQVQKQLLLSVHGLPEKAGGVLLNRKSIICVWNIWQPSSPQKVLTCDSEVVCCCFSPNKATLVFAGTIDGSLLVWDLQEDSRMHPHMMICETDWTFRVPTFSTDGILKSVNHTSPILAVEPVSTSLYTDQKYGLSSLSYQEEMSGPPFQIASMDENGILNMWVVVELQKADLAGSQTDLGLIPGGKVKLVHSSTMELNNSLFPKDVRQRMPQTLTIKFLSSNPNHFIVGTNIGLVGHGIRHDLKVVPKVFRPQESALRSISINAIDFFPFGKPLFLVGCSDGSIRLHQMTSEYPLMQWNDSTNGQPIIALQWALTRPAVFFVLDASSNIYIWDLLENDLLPVAKQTIPSENVVTMALLGEPEKTNGLLGIALAKESGQIDIQYVKKKWALPQPEESEKLHLLLLQSF; from the exons ATGGAGGGTGACAAG AGAAGAACCAAAGAAGATACTTGGAAATCAGAAGAACTTAGGAAACATCTTAGG gcatCACAACCAGATAGTCAAAATGAAGAccaaaaacacagagaaaagaaacagcagaaagagaagtctGTTCATGACCCAGACACTCATAAACATGAACGCAAAGACAGAGGGAAGAGCAAGGAAAGAACGAGAGAGAGATTCAAATCTAGTGAAAGAGACAGGgacaaaatgagagagagagaaagggggaaagagCATCAGAGagaaggagacagagagagataCAAAGATAAGCTTCAAGAGTCAAgtctggagaaggaaagataCAGTGTACTaaaagataaagacagggagagcGATAGAGAACGAGACAAAAAGCATAAAAGACATGAGATAAAGCAAATAGATAgacaaaataatctgaaatcaTTTGAAGGAAGAGATAAAGACCAtcacagaagaagagaaagcaggcaTCATTTGG TGGAGGAGAAGACAAGAAGTGAAGAGCGAGAAAGAAGACATACAGAAAAGAAG gaTAATGATACCAAAAAGAGCATTGACAAATTTTTAGCCTACAAGGTTGAAGAAGGTGAACGTGTACACAAGTTACAGAAAGACCAAGAGTTGGataaagagggagaaagaagacacagagaaaaaaaagaatattctgtTAGGCCAGGAAAAGAGAGGCTTTCGAAAGAGAGAACTCATAAACGttatgaaaaggaagaggaagaaaaacataaatcaaAGAAATCTAAAGAGGGATCTTCCTGTGGAGACAGAGAAGGGCAACCACCAGAAACTAATGAGAGAGTAAAAagtagagaaaatgaaagaaagaagcatgaTCTAAGG TACAGTGAATACAGAAATGAGGAGAGGATTCAAGAAGAAATGAGCCATCAGCGTGTGAG GACTgtaaaagataaaggaaaactcattgaaaaagaggaaagggacaCAAGACAAGAG gaAATGAAAGATACACGCATCTATAATTCAGACACAGGATTTGATAACTTTTCAGCAAATTATGAGGATGATTTTGAA GATTATGAAGATGATTTTGATGATTATGAAGACAAAAGTGCTGAAGAaagagatgcagaagaaaacctAAGAGAGATTCCATTTTCCAGAACATCAGAAATTGAAGAAATTCAAAGAGCAATTAGTGCAGAAAACGATAGAATTTGTACTTCATTGCCAAAGAagattgaaaatgaaaaaaaggaaccaATCATGG aaaggCAATACCCTTCTGTCAGAAACTCTTTTTGTGGAATATTCATGGATTTTCAAATGGCAAACCAACGACAAAGTAGCCGAAGTATGGCTAGTAAGCAGAA AAAACGGAGTTCAGAACTTCTGCCACTAATTGATCTGGACTTCTCAGTTAGTTTTTCTTTACTGGATTTGCCTCCTGTAAATGAGTACGACATGTATATCAGGAATTTTGGTAAAATGAACACTAAACAG GCATATGTTCAGTGTAATGAGGACAATCTTGAGAGAGACATTCAGACTGAGAAAGTTGAGACGTTGGAGAAATGGACACAGCATCCAGGAGAAAGTGCCCTTGTATCTGGAG gtCCCATACACAGCCAGGATATGTCAGTGATTGGAACTCTAACACCTAAAATTGATTCACAAAGATTAGCAAATTTCCTCCGGTCTGCTTGCCAG GTGATTGCTGTTTTGCTAGAGGAAGATCAAGTTGCAACACAACCCGGGTGGAAACTAAGATCTCGACAAACCAGTCTGTCTATTAGTGATAGCTGTTTCCAGTTAAATACTAACCAGCCATTCCTCCATG ACCGAAAAACATCCTGCCTATATGTCTCTCAAGTTCAGAAGCAGTTGCTACTTTCTGTTCATGGATTACCTGAAAAGGCAGGTGGTGTTTTACTGAACAGAAAGAGCATCATATGTGTTTGGAACATCTGGCAGCCCTCCAGTCCTCAGAAAGTTTTAACATGTGACTCAGAG GTGGTATGTTGCTGCTTTAGTCCCAATAAAGCAACGTTAGTTTTTGCTGGAACAATAGATGGTTCATTGTTAGTGTGGGATCTTCAAGAAGACTCAAGAATGCACCCTCATATGATGATCTGTGAAACTGACTGGACGTTTAGAGTTCCAACATTTTCCACTG ATGGCATTCTAAAATCAGTAAACCACACCTCTCCTATACTAGCAGTGGAACCTGTCTCAACCTCTCTCTACACTGATCAGAAGTATGGGCTCTCAAGCCTCTCTTATCAGGAGG AAATGTCAGGCCCTCCATTTCAGATAGCTTCTATGGATGAAAATGGAATCCTCAATATGTGG GTAGTTGTTGAATTACAAAAAGCGGATTTAGCTGGTTCACAAACTGATTTAG gTTTAATTCCTGGAGGGAAAGTGAAGTTAGTACATAGCTCTACTATGGAATTGAATAACAG CCTTTTCCCAAAGGATGTGCGCCAGAGAATGCCCCAGACACTGACTATTAAATTTCTGTCTTCTAATCCTAATCATTTCATTGTTGGAACAAACATT GGGCTGGTAGGCCATGGTATAAGACATGATTTAAAAGTTGTTCCAAAGGTATTCAGACCCCAGGAGAGTGCACTGAGATCAATAAGCATCAATGCAATTGATTTCTTCCCGTTTGGAAAGCCACTATTTTTg GTTGGCTGTTCAGATGGAAGTATTAGATTACACCAAATGACGTCAGAGTATCCCCTCATGCAGTGGAATGACAGCACAAATGGCCAGCCAATTATTGCCCTGCAGTGGGCTTTAACAAGACCTGCTGTGTTTTTTGTCCTGGATGCATCATCTAATATTTACATTTGGGATCTTCTGGAAAATGATTTGTTACCTGTGGCAAAGCAGACTATTCCATCAGAGAA tgtTGTAACTATGGCTCTACTGGGAGAACCAGAAAAAACAAACGGACTGTTAGGCATTGCACTGGCCAAAGAATCTGGACAGATAGACATTCAATATGTAAAGAAGAAGTGGGCATTACCTCAGCCTGAAGAATCTGAAAAactacatttgcttttattgcagTCTTTTTAG
- the DYNC2I1 gene encoding cytoplasmic dynein 2 intermediate chain 1 isoform X2 yields the protein MEGDKRRTKEDTWKSEELRKHLRASQPDSQNEDQKHREKKQQKEKSVHDPDTHKHERKDRGKSKERTRERFKSSERDRDKMRERERGKEHQREGDRERYKDKLQESSLEKERYSVLKDKDRESDRERDKKHKRHEIKQIDRQNNLKSFEGRDKDHHRRRESRHHLVEEKTRSEERERRHTEKKDNDTKKSIDKFLAYKVEEGERVHKLQKDQELDKEGERRHREKKEYSVRPGKERLSKERTHKRYEKEEEEKHKSKKSKEGSSCGDREGQPPETNERVKSRENERKKHDLRYSEYRNEERIQEEMSHQRVRTVKDKGKLIEKEERDTRQEEMKDTRIYNSDTGFDNFSANYEDDFEDYEDDFDDYEDKSAEERDAEENLREIPFSRTSEIEEIQRAISAENDRICTSLPKKIENEKKEPIMERQYPSVRNSFCGIFMDFQMANQRQSSRSMASKQKKRSSELLPLIDLDFSVSFSLLDLPPVNEYDMYIRNFGKMNTKQAYVQCNEDNLERDIQTEKVETLEKWTQHPGESALVSGGPIHSQDMSVIGTLTPKIDSQRLANFLRSACQVIAVLLEEDQVATQPGWKLRSRQTSLSISDSCFQLNTNQPFLHDRKTSCLYVSQVQKQLLLSVHGLPEKAGGVLLNRKSIICVWNIWQPSSPQKVLTCDSEVVCCCFSPNKATLVFAGTIDGSLLVWDLQEDSRMHPHMMICETDWTFRVPTFSTDGILKSVNHTSPILAVEPVSTSLYTDQKYGLSSLSYQEEMSGPPFQIASMDENGILNMWVVVELQKADLAGSQTDLGLIPGGKVKLVHSSTMELNNSLFPKDVRQRMPQTLTIKFLSSNPNHFIVGTNIGLVGHGIRHDLKVVPKVFRPQESALRSISINAIDFFPFGKPLFLWNDSTNGQPIIALQWALTRPAVFFVLDASSNIYIWDLLENDLLPVAKQTIPSENVVTMALLGEPEKTNGLLGIALAKESGQIDIQYVKKKWALPQPEESEKLHLLLLQSF from the exons ATGGAGGGTGACAAG AGAAGAACCAAAGAAGATACTTGGAAATCAGAAGAACTTAGGAAACATCTTAGG gcatCACAACCAGATAGTCAAAATGAAGAccaaaaacacagagaaaagaaacagcagaaagagaagtctGTTCATGACCCAGACACTCATAAACATGAACGCAAAGACAGAGGGAAGAGCAAGGAAAGAACGAGAGAGAGATTCAAATCTAGTGAAAGAGACAGGgacaaaatgagagagagagaaagggggaaagagCATCAGAGagaaggagacagagagagataCAAAGATAAGCTTCAAGAGTCAAgtctggagaaggaaagataCAGTGTACTaaaagataaagacagggagagcGATAGAGAACGAGACAAAAAGCATAAAAGACATGAGATAAAGCAAATAGATAgacaaaataatctgaaatcaTTTGAAGGAAGAGATAAAGACCAtcacagaagaagagaaagcaggcaTCATTTGG TGGAGGAGAAGACAAGAAGTGAAGAGCGAGAAAGAAGACATACAGAAAAGAAG gaTAATGATACCAAAAAGAGCATTGACAAATTTTTAGCCTACAAGGTTGAAGAAGGTGAACGTGTACACAAGTTACAGAAAGACCAAGAGTTGGataaagagggagaaagaagacacagagaaaaaaaagaatattctgtTAGGCCAGGAAAAGAGAGGCTTTCGAAAGAGAGAACTCATAAACGttatgaaaaggaagaggaagaaaaacataaatcaaAGAAATCTAAAGAGGGATCTTCCTGTGGAGACAGAGAAGGGCAACCACCAGAAACTAATGAGAGAGTAAAAagtagagaaaatgaaagaaagaagcatgaTCTAAGG TACAGTGAATACAGAAATGAGGAGAGGATTCAAGAAGAAATGAGCCATCAGCGTGTGAG GACTgtaaaagataaaggaaaactcattgaaaaagaggaaagggacaCAAGACAAGAG gaAATGAAAGATACACGCATCTATAATTCAGACACAGGATTTGATAACTTTTCAGCAAATTATGAGGATGATTTTGAA GATTATGAAGATGATTTTGATGATTATGAAGACAAAAGTGCTGAAGAaagagatgcagaagaaaacctAAGAGAGATTCCATTTTCCAGAACATCAGAAATTGAAGAAATTCAAAGAGCAATTAGTGCAGAAAACGATAGAATTTGTACTTCATTGCCAAAGAagattgaaaatgaaaaaaaggaaccaATCATGG aaaggCAATACCCTTCTGTCAGAAACTCTTTTTGTGGAATATTCATGGATTTTCAAATGGCAAACCAACGACAAAGTAGCCGAAGTATGGCTAGTAAGCAGAA AAAACGGAGTTCAGAACTTCTGCCACTAATTGATCTGGACTTCTCAGTTAGTTTTTCTTTACTGGATTTGCCTCCTGTAAATGAGTACGACATGTATATCAGGAATTTTGGTAAAATGAACACTAAACAG GCATATGTTCAGTGTAATGAGGACAATCTTGAGAGAGACATTCAGACTGAGAAAGTTGAGACGTTGGAGAAATGGACACAGCATCCAGGAGAAAGTGCCCTTGTATCTGGAG gtCCCATACACAGCCAGGATATGTCAGTGATTGGAACTCTAACACCTAAAATTGATTCACAAAGATTAGCAAATTTCCTCCGGTCTGCTTGCCAG GTGATTGCTGTTTTGCTAGAGGAAGATCAAGTTGCAACACAACCCGGGTGGAAACTAAGATCTCGACAAACCAGTCTGTCTATTAGTGATAGCTGTTTCCAGTTAAATACTAACCAGCCATTCCTCCATG ACCGAAAAACATCCTGCCTATATGTCTCTCAAGTTCAGAAGCAGTTGCTACTTTCTGTTCATGGATTACCTGAAAAGGCAGGTGGTGTTTTACTGAACAGAAAGAGCATCATATGTGTTTGGAACATCTGGCAGCCCTCCAGTCCTCAGAAAGTTTTAACATGTGACTCAGAG GTGGTATGTTGCTGCTTTAGTCCCAATAAAGCAACGTTAGTTTTTGCTGGAACAATAGATGGTTCATTGTTAGTGTGGGATCTTCAAGAAGACTCAAGAATGCACCCTCATATGATGATCTGTGAAACTGACTGGACGTTTAGAGTTCCAACATTTTCCACTG ATGGCATTCTAAAATCAGTAAACCACACCTCTCCTATACTAGCAGTGGAACCTGTCTCAACCTCTCTCTACACTGATCAGAAGTATGGGCTCTCAAGCCTCTCTTATCAGGAGG AAATGTCAGGCCCTCCATTTCAGATAGCTTCTATGGATGAAAATGGAATCCTCAATATGTGG GTAGTTGTTGAATTACAAAAAGCGGATTTAGCTGGTTCACAAACTGATTTAG gTTTAATTCCTGGAGGGAAAGTGAAGTTAGTACATAGCTCTACTATGGAATTGAATAACAG CCTTTTCCCAAAGGATGTGCGCCAGAGAATGCCCCAGACACTGACTATTAAATTTCTGTCTTCTAATCCTAATCATTTCATTGTTGGAACAAACATT GGGCTGGTAGGCCATGGTATAAGACATGATTTAAAAGTTGTTCCAAAGGTATTCAGACCCCAGGAGAGTGCACTGAGATCAATAAGCATCAATGCAATTGATTTCTTCCCGTTTGGAAAGCCACTATTTTTg TGGAATGACAGCACAAATGGCCAGCCAATTATTGCCCTGCAGTGGGCTTTAACAAGACCTGCTGTGTTTTTTGTCCTGGATGCATCATCTAATATTTACATTTGGGATCTTCTGGAAAATGATTTGTTACCTGTGGCAAAGCAGACTATTCCATCAGAGAA tgtTGTAACTATGGCTCTACTGGGAGAACCAGAAAAAACAAACGGACTGTTAGGCATTGCACTGGCCAAAGAATCTGGACAGATAGACATTCAATATGTAAAGAAGAAGTGGGCATTACCTCAGCCTGAAGAATCTGAAAAactacatttgcttttattgcagTCTTTTTAG